One part of the Botrytis cinerea B05.10 chromosome 8, complete sequence genome encodes these proteins:
- the Bcspt8 gene encoding Bcspt8 has product MVDFALDIDDGSNASSDNEQDDMMEDADDLDPELDGDGDGDGDGDADGDGDEEGDDDDNDDDNGDDDQDDGDGDGDGDGDGDGDGDGDGDGDGDGDGDGDGDGEGEDDFSPSQNRGDLDTSNERLNSNDTQMNGVGPTSHPHPTLIRTSASPQHNSASSLSPRFRYEVRAEALTASTYDIVPTIAAPQSTSINAITATPDMRYWFSGGSDCFIRKYNGVDTVNGKTLLTVAQRHPFVDSVVKAGVLMSYWDNEESSRGPGGEDNPLSPVYSLAVQSEALWMLSGLESGSINLQSVRHDEGKKIATLQKHTSAVSVLSLARDERSVLSGSWDKKVLDWDLNTGLVRRTFDGSGGQISAIEVRPASTLPVPEESGEPSPQNGTFSSNIGEKLLLNGASGGMNGTNGLNGDADGNEDAPGSPADSLFGGGDSLFGDTDGLGAPSGGNFGDDEDLFSKALDMNMEAQPDSSGDMSMMDAPPLQIEEEPASSLPIQSELPQADLSNGLPHSDDIIEAKVEPETQDADATSDSTFLAASINGTIRVWDRRQPNPIARILTRTGVPPWCMSACWSPDGNYIYAGRRNGTVEEFSLHKGLKQPERTFKFPNGSGAVSAIKAMPNGRHLICASHDILRLYDLKQPQTKSHSSVPFLIVPGPPRAGVIAALHIDPTCKYMISAAGNRGWEGTNTEVMIGYEINIPS; this is encoded by the exons ATGGTGGATTTCGCGTTAGACATTGATGACG GATCGAACGCGAGCTCCGACAATGAACAAGATGACATGATGGAAGATGCAGATGATCTAGACCCCGAACTAGATGGTGACGGGGATGGAGACGGGGACGGGGATGCTGATGGAGAcggagatgaagaaggagatgacGACGACAATGATGACGATAATGGAGACGATGACCAAGATGATGGTGACGGCGATGGTGacggtgatggtgatggtgatggtgatggtgatggtgatggtgatggtgatggtgatggtgatggtgatggtgatggtgatggtgaagGTGAAGACGACTTTTCCCCTTCGCAGAACAGAGGAGACCTAGACACTTCGAACGAGAGGTTGAACTCGAATGACACTCAAATGAATGGCGTGGGTCCCACCTCACATCCCCATCCGACTTTAATAAGGACTTCAGCCTCGCCGCAACACAATTCTGCTTCATCGTTATCCCCAAGATTTAGATATGAAGTTAGGGCCGAAGCATTAACTGCTTCTACTTATGATATTGTACCAACGATAGCTGCTCCTCAGAGTACCTCGATCAATGCGATTACTGCAACACCTGATATGAGATACTGGTTCAGTGGAGGTTCGGATTGTTTCATAAGGAAATATAATGGAGTTGACACCGTTAACGGTAAAACACTACTGACTGTTGCTCAACGGCATCCATTTGTCGATAGTGTAGTTAAAGCTGGTGTTCTTATGAGCTATTGGGATAATGAGGAATCAAGTCGAGGCCCTGGCGGAGAGGATAATCCATTGTCCCCCGTCTATTCATTGGCAGTACAATCTGAGGCTCTTTGGATGTTATCTGGACTTGAATCAGGAAGCATAAACTTACAATCGGTGCGACACGatgaagggaagaagattgcCACTCTCCAAAAACATACTTCTGCTGTCTCGGTTCTTAGTCTTGCTCGCGACGAGAGATCTGTCTTATCAGGAAGTTGGGACAAAAAGGTTctggattgggatttgaatACTGGATTAGTCAGGCGCACATTTGATGGGAGTGGTGGTCAAATCTCTGCAATAGAAGTAAGACCAGCTTCCACACTACCTGTTCCCGAAGAATCTGGCGAACCAAGCCCTCAAAACGGAACCTTCTCCAGTAACATTGGGGAAAAGCTACTGTTGAATGGAGCTTCtggtggaatgaatgggacCAATGGGTTGAACGGAGATGCAGATGGTAATGAGGATGCTCCTGGATCACCTGCAGATTCTCTTTTCGGGGGTGGAGATTCATTATTTGGAGATACAGATGGACTAGGAGCTCCATCCGGAGGAAACtttggtgatgatgaagatttgttCTCAAAAGCCTTGGATATGAACATGGAAGCACAACCAGATTCTTCGGGTGATATGTCTATGATGGATGCACCACCTCTACAAATTGAGGAAGAACCTGcttcttcccttccaatccaatctgAACTACCACAGGCTGATCTATCTAATGGCTTACCTCACTCCGATGATATTATTGAAGCAAAGGTAGAGCCTGAAACTCAAGATGCTGATGCAACATCTGACTCCACATTTCTTGCTGCATCTATCAACGGAACTATTCGTGTCTGGGATAGACGTCAACCAAACCCAATTGCTCGGATTTTGACCAGAACAGGAGTACCTCCATGGTGTATGTCTGCTTGCTGGTCACCTGATGGGAACTACATATATGCTGGCCGAAGGAATGGTACAGTGGAAGAGTTCAGTTTGCATAAAGGTCTCAAACAACCCGAAAGGACGTTTAAGTTTCCAAATGGAAGTGGTGCAGTCAGTGCCATAAAAGCCATGCCTAATGGGAGACATCTTATTTG TGCGTCACACGATATCTTACGTTTATATGACCTAAAGCAACCACAGACTAAATCACATTCATCCGTACCTTTCCTTATCGTTCCTGGCCCACCAAGGGCTGGTGTTATAGCTGCACTTCATATCGATCCAACGTGCAAGTATATGATATCAGCTGCTGGAAACAGGGGTTGGGAAGGTACTAATACAGAGGTTATGATTGGATACGAGATTAACATACCATCTTGA
- the Bcgep4 gene encoding Bcgep4, whose protein sequence is MDMNTLNVSATVNIFRLLARPSLILPQATVSTFNHLPIPLNSAFDKYKNADIRAVVLDKDNCFAYPKSNDIYESYNENFKKLREAYPGRRLLIVSNTAGAESLDRSGKLAVEVEKSTGVTVLSHASKKPGCGPDIMEYFSKYPETGVTRPDQIAVVGDRLTTDVMMANLMGSYSVWIKDGVVPVEETSVFARLEQKFAGFLIRRGYEAPEPASPFEK, encoded by the exons ATGGATATGAATACTCTTAACGTATCAGCAACGGTGAATATATTTCGTCTTCTTGCAAGACCGTCATTGATTTTACCTCAAGCAACAGTTTCCACATTCAACCACCTGCCGATACCTCTCAACTCGGCTTTTGATAAATACAAAAACGCTGATATTAGAGCAGTAGTGTTGGACAAGGATAATTGCTTCGCATATCCTAAATCCAATGACATATACGAGTCTTACAAT GAAAACTTCAAAAAACTTCGGGAAGCTTACCCAGGTCGGCGACTTCTGATTGTTTCTAATACAGCAGGTGCTGAATCTTTAGATCGTTCTGGCAAGCTTGCGgttgaagttgagaagtCTACAGGTGTTACAGTGTTATCTCACGCTTCTAAGAAGCCTGGATGTGGTCCTGATATTATGGAATACTTTTCGAAGTATCCCGAGACCGGAGTCACCAGGCCAGATCAGATAGCAGTTGTCGGGGATAGACTTACCACTGATGTTATGATGGCAAACCTCATGGGAAGTTATTCCGTATGGATCAAAGATGGAGTTGTACCAGTGGAGGAAACGAGTGTG TTTGCAAGGTTAGAGCAGAAATTCGCTGGATTTTTGATTCGACGTGGTTACGAGGCGCCAGAACCAGCAAGTCCATTCGAGAAGTAG
- the Bchox8 gene encoding Bchox8 — MLSTPSPTASNSAGSSSASRRPPRKSTLTQQQKNQKRQRATQDQLVTLEMEFNKNPTPTATVRERIAEDITMTERSVQIWFQNRRAKIKLMAKKSIETGETCEIPETMRQYLAIQEMESGKSLGGNFLGRGGLMPYGSGNMLMGGDHGPQGKVVIHHLSCRSLSIGSWRRIGQNAMDLIIFYSPDKSTMTYYINNDQAGYKIEYPFSSIKNIYLENGDNESRPGGLVVELIRAPNFFMDSSGSGGFYQCGDFTEDQQASQVMVHHLGGHPKVLSGQLAKLVSLESFITRDNPFTHQQPLSISAPASPTGLRPSSQPNFNAQAHVGMFQESQWGIGVHPSARGPGHRRQRSRSVPMAVDFSMFNNPMPSFLIQHPGENQHQQHQHGNPNIFAPIPQQPNNLGPLGPNLRIDTSSGYGMDFRQYPMSAATTTSPSDYASPGFFPHQNDNGPMTGPMPTSSSMPASNFAPYSMPYLSPDPSSLVPPSVSPLSFMSHGDPAIVDQSPPMSMMHRSASADVYSMHNDSAISDDGTGLNEMYQKHTLNIPMHPHSPAFGEQSAADMDMSNLVQFPVDHDGLSPEHMPQ, encoded by the exons ATGCTCTCGACGCCCTCTCCTACCGCGTCGAACTCGGCTGGTAGCAGTTCGGCTTCCCGCAGACCTCCGCGCAAGAGCACATTaacacaacaacaaaagaACCAGAAGAGACAGAGAGCTACACAAGATCAATTGGTCactttggaaatggaattcaACAAAAACCCAACGCCTACAGCCACAGTTAGAGAGAGAATCGCGGAAGATATCACCATGACTGAACGTTCTGTTCAAATCTGGTTCCAAAACAG ACGTGCAAAGATCAAGCTCATGGCAAAGAAGAGTATTGAGACTGGAGAGACTTGTGAAATTCCAGAAACTATGCGCCAATACCTCGCGATTCAGGAGATGGAATCGGGAAAGTCATTGGGTGGTAACTTCTTGGGCCGAGGTGGACTTATGCCTTATGGCAGTGGCAACATGCTTATGGGTGGTGATCACGGCCCTCAAGGCAAAGTTG tgattcatcatctttcGTGTAGATCACTGAGTATTGGATCATGGAGACGAATTGGTCAGAATGCCATGGACCTCATCATCTTTTACTCGCCGGATAAGTCAACAATGACTTACTACATCAACAACGACCAAGCTGGTTACAAAATTGAGTATCCATTTTCgtcaatcaaaaatatctacCTGGAAAATGGAGATAATGAGTCGCGACCTGGTGGATTAGTTGTTGAGCTTATTCGTGCGCCAAACTTTTTCATGGACTCTTCGGGATCCGGTGGATTTTACCAATGTGGTGATTTTACAGAAGACCAGCAAGCATCTCAAGTCATGGTTCATCATTTAGGTGGTCACCCTAAGGTTCTCAGTGGTCAATTAGCCAAGCTTGTTTCCCTTGAGTCTTTCATCACACGCGATAACCCATTCACACACCAACAACCATTATCTATCTCAGCACCTGCATCTCCAACTGGTCTCCGTCCGTCTTCTCAGCCAAACTTCAATGCGCAAGCGCATGTTGGTATGTTTCAAGAATCTCAATGGGGTATTGGTGTTCATCCAAGTGCGCGCGGACCTGGTCACAGAAGACAGAGAAGTCGATCCGTTCCAATGGCCGTCGATTTCTCCATGTTCAACAACCCAATGCCATCATTCCTCATTCAACACCCTGGTGAaaaccaacatcaacaacaccaaCATGGAAACCCCAATATCTTTGCTCCTATTCCCCAACAGCCAAATAACCTTGGACCTCTTGGACCTAATCTACGGATTGATACCTCGTCAGGTTACGGAATGGATTTCAGACAATATCCTATGtcagcagcaacaacaactTCGCCATCGGATTATGCCAGCCCTGGCTTTTTCCCTCACCAAAATGATAATGGACCTATGACAGGACCAATGCcaacatcatcttcaatgCCAGCTTCGAACTTTGCGCCATACTCGATGCCTTACCTGTCGCCCGATCCTTCTTCGCTTGTTCCTCCATCCGTTTCTCCTCTATCTTTCATGAGTCACGGAGACCCAGCAATTGTTGATCAATCTCCACCAATGTCAATGATGCACCGAAGTGCTTCCGCTGATGTTTACAGTATGCATAATGATTCGGCCATCTCCGATGATGGTACCGGACTTAATGAGATGTATCAGAAGCACACCCTTAATATCCCTATGCATCCTCATTCTCCAGCTTTTGGTGAACAATCTGCGGCGGATATGGACATGAGTAATCTTGTTCAATTCCCTGTTGATCATGATGGTCTCTCGCCTGAGCATATGCCTCAGTAG
- the Bcinp54 gene encoding Bcinp54 — translation MAGSSEMKALSLYFLTFNCGLTLIDTDAFASQLFNGLSSPNLPDLLVLSLQEIAPIPYSLIGGSFLVPYFNRFHDAVGKASKKLSNDGSAYTSIAARNVGLTGIMIFAKDPTLIQDLEASEIGVGAWSMGNKGAVGIRFTYGSGNTSTELTFVAAHLAAMEEELQRRNQDWKDIVRGLVFSSTTSNYSTTLPRGDEDRPLLSISPQDGSIFKATSHLFFGGDLNYRTSLLSPAPNDHIDTFPQPGDSTSSSNHYATLFKNDQLNQERLAGRTCHGLIEAPISFPPTYKYNSEGPFMTSDDELNKWPWAKHRWPSWCDRILYLDMPSWVQKSNPEARIIPNKYSALPLLPTSDHRAVALDVTIPLLPIPEPEDEESVNDPRVKMPFDIDIDWKKKRERARTMELIVGYTMYFTGSKEGAALFVAMVVGGVGAIFVFKSLFSA, via the coding sequence ATGGCAGGTTCTTCAGAAATGAAGGCATTAAGTTTGTATTTTCTGACCTTTAATTGTGGTCTCACTCTTATCGATACTGATGCATTTGCCTCTCAACTCTTTAATGGCCTCTCGTCTCCTAACTTGCCAGACCTACTCGTTCTCTCCCTACAAGAAATTGCGCCAATACCATATTCTCTCATAGGTGGATCCTTCCTGGTACCATACTTCAATCGATTCCACGATGCGGTCGGAAAAGCCTCGAAGAAATTATCAAACGATGGGTCGGCATATACTTCGATCGCAGCACGAAATGTTGGCTTGACGGGAATTATGATATTTGCAAAGGACCCAACACTTATACAAGATCTAGAGGCTAGTGAAATTGGAGTAGGAGCTTGGTCAATGGGAAATAAAGGAGCAGTCGGAATAAGATTTACATACGGAAGTGGAAATACCTCAACGGAGTTAACATTCGTTGCGGCACATCTTGCTGCTATGGAAGAAGAACTGCAGAGACGAAACCAAGACTGGAAAGATATTGTCCGCGGATTAGTATTTTCTTCGACAACCTCGAATTACTCCACAACTTTACCGCGAGGTGATGAAGATAGACCACTGTTATCCATTTCACCACAAGATGGTTCGATCTTCAAAGCAACATCCCATCTGTTTTTTGGCGGTGACTTGAATTATCGAACCTCCTTGCTTTCCCCAGCGCCAAATGATCACATTGATACATTTCCACAACCGGGCGATTctacttcctcttccaatcATTATGCAACCCTATTCAAAAACGATCAGCTCAACCAAGAAAGATTGGCTGGTCGAACTTGCCATGGGCTTATCGAAGCTCCAATATCATTCCCACCtacatataaatacaattccGAAGGGCCATTCATGACATCTGATGACGAATTAAACAAGTGGCCGTGGGCAAAGCATAGATGGCCGAGTTGGTGTGATAGGATTCTGTATCTTGATATGCCATCTTGGGTACAAAAGAGCAATCCAGAAGCCAGAATTATCCCAAACAAATACTCTGCATTGCCTCTTCTCCCAACATCGGATCATAGAGCTGTAGCTTTAGATGTAACGATTCCTTTGTTACCTATTCCAGAACCTGAAGACGAGGAGAGTGTGAATGATCCTCGGGTCAAAATGCCATTTGACATCGATAttgattggaagaagaagagggagagagctAGAACGATGGAATTGATTGTGGGGTATACAATGTACTTTACAGGTTCAAAGGAGGGAGCTGCTCTGTTCGTTGCAATGGTTGTTGGCGGAGTGGGAGCTATATTTGTTTTCAAGTCGTTATTTAGTGCTTGA